A region of Solibacillus isronensis DNA encodes the following proteins:
- a CDS encoding nuclease-related domain-containing protein has product MEALISRLKAEDEEFTSYQQAYYRVQAGIAGELKMQRTLADYHFPGPYKIFYNFECINEKGFSHQIDALIITTRFLLVVEVKQISGTLFYKPAFHEFARQTEEGIIENFPNPFDQAYRHQLYISYLLSNWGIQLPVLYIVVNANIRTKLDSSLNGSPIIHLSGLPKFLEELYQNYAETTVNLMDLERKLVAISCRLPISKNVERDRIRNGVLCKKCEFQHVMYYHHGLWICPHCGVKSKEAIFLALHQYRLLIGDRITNRELREFVGIDCKAVTSKLLKRLKFDQFGKGRGVYYLIPEDILERKNE; this is encoded by the coding sequence TTGGAAGCCCTTATTTCTAGATTAAAAGCTGAGGATGAAGAATTTACTTCTTATCAACAGGCTTATTATCGCGTCCAAGCTGGAATTGCAGGCGAATTAAAAATGCAGAGAACATTAGCAGATTATCATTTTCCTGGTCCCTATAAAATTTTCTATAACTTTGAGTGTATAAATGAAAAGGGTTTTTCTCATCAAATCGACGCCCTTATCATTACGACAAGATTTCTTCTCGTTGTCGAGGTTAAACAAATTTCCGGTACATTATTTTATAAACCCGCATTTCATGAATTTGCGCGTCAAACTGAGGAAGGGATTATAGAAAATTTTCCAAATCCGTTTGATCAGGCTTATCGTCACCAGTTATATATATCGTATTTATTATCAAACTGGGGAATCCAATTGCCCGTTTTGTATATTGTGGTCAATGCTAATATAAGAACAAAATTGGATTCGTCCTTAAACGGTTCTCCAATTATTCATTTAAGCGGCTTGCCAAAATTTTTAGAGGAGTTATATCAAAACTATGCTGAAACGACAGTTAATTTAATGGATTTGGAAAGAAAATTAGTGGCTATCTCATGCCGGCTTCCTATTAGCAAGAACGTGGAAAGAGATCGTATAAGAAATGGCGTTCTTTGCAAAAAGTGTGAATTTCAGCATGTCATGTATTATCATCACGGATTGTGGATTTGCCCACACTGTGGCGTGAAAAGTAAAGAAGCAATTTTTTTAGCGTTACATCAATATCGCCTATTAATCGGAGACCGTATTACAAATCGCGAATTGAGGGAATTTGTTGGGATCGACTGTAAAGCAGTTACTTCAAAACTGCTGAAGCGCTTAAAATTTGATCAATTTGGCAAAGGACGTGGTGTATATTACTTAATTCCTGAAGATATTTTAGAAAGAAAAAATGAATAG
- a CDS encoding polysaccharide pyruvyl transferase family protein, translating into MKIGIVGNYGNDNNGDEAILLSIIRQLQKVFQIDTKNITVFSNNPKQTAERYSVQSYPLYYKNGNAVKTFMKTYKENSNIVKNLDFVVIGGGGILMDLYKREAPLYGSYAMMAKNNNVPYVVYGCGAGPLNTGLGKWFIRYMAKHAQNISVRDPQSEQLLKTIGVKRDVHVIGDPAFSLEVERSDYSDKPKSVGVTAVPYYNASYWPTGDEAKYENYIDGMAKNLDRLIEEHNVDVTFFATKYPQDADVTKDIQAKMKHPENTKIIDENLPPQRILQITSTFDVLIGTRLHSLILATDAKTPIIGVSYHVKVNDFLQMAGLGNYSLPIDSLHESDEKFAMLFNDMAVDWNGAQNLAARTNASFKEKSALGEQLLKEGAKK; encoded by the coding sequence ATGAAAATTGGTATTGTAGGAAATTACGGAAATGATAATAACGGAGACGAGGCGATTTTATTAAGTATTATTCGCCAGCTGCAAAAGGTATTTCAAATAGATACTAAAAATATCACAGTATTTAGTAATAATCCAAAACAAACTGCCGAACGTTATTCTGTACAAAGTTACCCTTTATATTACAAAAATGGTAATGCCGTGAAAACGTTCATGAAGACATACAAAGAGAATTCCAATATCGTGAAAAATCTTGATTTTGTCGTAATTGGCGGCGGCGGTATTTTAATGGACCTTTATAAGCGTGAAGCACCACTATATGGTTCATATGCGATGATGGCCAAAAATAATAATGTGCCGTATGTTGTCTACGGCTGTGGAGCGGGTCCGCTTAACACAGGTTTAGGGAAATGGTTTATCCGCTATATGGCCAAGCATGCACAAAATATTTCAGTGCGTGATCCGCAATCAGAACAGCTGCTAAAAACAATTGGTGTAAAACGCGATGTTCATGTTATTGGAGACCCGGCATTTAGTTTAGAAGTAGAACGTTCAGATTATAGTGATAAACCAAAATCAGTTGGGGTTACAGCAGTTCCTTACTATAATGCTTCATATTGGCCAACAGGCGATGAAGCAAAATACGAAAACTATATTGATGGCATGGCGAAAAACCTGGACCGTTTAATTGAAGAGCACAATGTCGATGTAACATTTTTTGCGACTAAATATCCGCAAGATGCTGATGTGACAAAGGACATTCAAGCTAAAATGAAGCATCCGGAAAATACAAAAATTATTGATGAAAACTTGCCGCCGCAACGTATTTTACAAATTACGTCTACGTTTGACGTGTTAATTGGTACAAGACTTCATTCATTAATATTGGCAACAGATGCGAAAACACCGATTATTGGTGTATCTTATCATGTAAAGGTTAATGACTTTTTACAAATGGCAGGGCTTGGCAACTATTCATTACCGATTGATTCGCTTCATGAATCAGACGAGAAGTTTGCAATGCTCTTTAACGATATGGCAGTAGATTGGAACGGTGCACAAAACTTAGCGGCTCGTACAAATGCGTCATTTAAAGAAAAATCTGCATTAGGAGAGCAGCTTTTAAAAGAAGGTGCGAAAAAGTAA
- a CDS encoding glycosyltransferase: protein MKKVFVISNMYPSKEHLAYGIFVKNQVEQLEREGIETVLAVNTNPATGKKNVILKYLKWAQQFMRVFRANKRNISLTHSHYVFPSGMFSYYIKKRHNIPYIVTAHGGDINKMAKKGGQIREFTEKILQSADHVIAVGEELAATIETTFHVEKKKISVMSMGIDRTVFKEAEDKKQRAKELGMDPDKTNFLFVGNIIREKGVTELVRAFNKVTESLPEQAALYCVGSTKDSNFTSKVKELAKDNKAIHFIEPMPQQELARYFQAADVFVLPSYIEGLGLVALEAMSCGTPVIASDVGGLHYMLADGAGVLVPPKDEILLQLALENAVKDGIPVNEERVAELLHTHDAKNIIARLKELYTTYAK from the coding sequence ATGAAAAAAGTATTCGTCATTAGCAATATGTACCCTTCAAAGGAACATTTAGCTTACGGCATTTTTGTTAAAAATCAGGTCGAGCAACTGGAACGAGAAGGAATCGAAACAGTGCTCGCGGTAAATACCAATCCCGCGACAGGAAAGAAAAATGTTATTTTGAAATATTTAAAGTGGGCGCAGCAGTTTATGCGTGTTTTCCGAGCAAACAAGCGGAATATTTCACTAACACATAGCCATTACGTTTTTCCGAGCGGGATGTTCAGCTACTATATAAAAAAGCGTCACAATATCCCATATATTGTGACAGCACATGGTGGCGATATTAATAAAATGGCCAAAAAAGGCGGGCAAATCCGTGAGTTTACGGAGAAAATTTTACAGTCTGCTGATCATGTTATTGCAGTTGGGGAAGAGCTTGCTGCAACGATTGAAACAACTTTCCATGTTGAAAAAAAGAAAATTTCAGTGATGAGCATGGGGATTGATCGTACGGTTTTCAAAGAAGCGGAAGATAAAAAACAACGTGCAAAAGAGTTAGGGATGGATCCTGATAAAACAAACTTTTTATTCGTAGGCAACATCATACGGGAAAAAGGCGTTACAGAACTTGTGCGTGCATTTAATAAAGTAACGGAATCTCTTCCGGAGCAAGCCGCTCTTTATTGTGTTGGTTCGACAAAAGATAGCAATTTTACTAGTAAAGTAAAAGAGCTGGCTAAGGACAATAAAGCGATTCACTTTATCGAACCGATGCCGCAGCAGGAGTTGGCTAGGTATTTCCAAGCGGCAGATGTTTTTGTACTGCCTTCTTATATTGAAGGTCTGGGATTAGTAGCTTTAGAGGCAATGAGCTGCGGCACACCGGTCATTGCATCGGACGTTGGAGGACTTCATTATATGCTGGCGGATGGAGCAGGGGTATTAGTCCCTCCTAAAGACGAGATTTTACTTCAGCTGGCACTTGAAAATGCAGTGAAAGACGGAATCCCAGTGAATGAAGAACGAGTGGCCGAATTGCTTCATACGCATGATGCAAAAAATATTATTGCACGTTTAAAAGAGCTCTACACAACATACGCGAAATAA